The Brenneria rubrifaciens genome has a window encoding:
- the dppC gene encoding dipeptide ABC transporter permease DppC, with translation MTQLTEPVVNSAPKPMTPLQEFWHYFKRNKGAVVGMAYVLLMLIIAIGANVLAPHAPAEQFRDALLHPPVWQEGGSWRFILGTDDVGRDVLSRLMYGARLSLLVGCLVVVLSLLLGVIFGLLAGYFGGVVDAIIMRIVDIMLALPSLLLALVLVAVFGPSIVNASLALTFVALPHYVRLTRAAVLVEVNRDYVTASRVAGAGALRQMFVNIFPNCLAPLIVQASLGFSNAILDMAALGFLGMGAQPPTPEWGTMLSDVLQFAQSAWWVVTFPGLAILLTVLAFNLMGDGLRDALDPKLKQ, from the coding sequence ATGACACAATTGACTGAACCTGTTGTAAATAGTGCGCCCAAGCCAATGACCCCGTTGCAGGAATTCTGGCACTATTTCAAACGTAATAAAGGGGCGGTAGTCGGCATGGCGTATGTGCTGCTGATGCTGATTATTGCCATTGGCGCCAATGTACTGGCGCCGCACGCGCCTGCCGAGCAGTTCCGTGATGCCTTGCTGCATCCACCCGTCTGGCAGGAGGGCGGAAGCTGGCGGTTTATTCTGGGTACGGATGACGTCGGCCGTGACGTGTTGTCCCGCCTGATGTACGGCGCGCGCCTGTCGTTGCTGGTGGGGTGTCTGGTGGTGGTGCTTTCGCTGCTGCTGGGCGTGATCTTCGGTCTGCTGGCCGGGTATTTCGGCGGAGTGGTGGATGCCATCATCATGCGTATCGTCGATATCATGCTGGCGTTGCCAAGCCTGTTGTTGGCGCTGGTGCTGGTTGCCGTATTCGGGCCTTCGATTGTGAACGCTTCACTGGCGCTGACCTTTGTGGCCTTGCCGCACTATGTTCGACTGACCCGCGCCGCGGTATTGGTGGAAGTCAACCGCGATTACGTCACCGCTTCACGCGTGGCGGGCGCAGGCGCGCTTCGTCAGATGTTCGTCAATATTTTTCCCAATTGTCTGGCGCCTTTAATTGTGCAGGCGTCTTTGGGTTTTTCTAACGCCATTCTTGATATGGCTGCTTTGGGTTTCCTCGGTATGGGCGCACAGCCGCCAACGCCAGAGTGGGGCACCATGTTGTCCGACGTTTTGCAGTTTGCGCAAAGCGCCTGGTGGGTGGTGACGTTCCCCGGTCTGGCGATTTTGCTGACGGTGTTGGCATTTAACCTGATGGGGGACGGCTTGCGTGACGCTCTCGACCCCAAACTCAAGCAGTAG
- the dppD gene encoding dipeptide ABC transporter ATP-binding protein, whose translation MALLNVDKLSVHFGDEDLPFRAVDRISYRVEQGQVVGIVGESGSGKSVSSLAIMGLIDYPGRVMADKLEFNQRDLKKISEKQRRQLVGAEIAMIFQDPMTSLNPCYTVGFQIMEAIKVHQGGNRKTRRQRAIDLLTQVGIPDPASRLEVYPHQLSGGMSQRVMIAMAIACRPKLLIADEPTTALDVTIQAQIIELLLELQQRENMALILITHDLALVAEAAQHIIVMYAGQVVESGKAADLFRAPRHPYTQALLRALPEFAADKSRLASLPGVVPGKYDRPNGCLLNPRCPYAHDRCRQEEPELRDIPGRQVKCHTPLDDAGRPSV comes from the coding sequence ATGGCGTTACTCAATGTAGATAAATTGTCGGTTCACTTTGGTGACGAGGATCTGCCGTTTCGGGCGGTCGATCGCATCAGTTACCGGGTCGAACAAGGTCAGGTTGTCGGGATTGTCGGTGAATCCGGCTCCGGTAAATCGGTCAGCTCGCTGGCGATTATGGGGCTGATTGATTATCCCGGCCGCGTGATGGCGGACAAGCTGGAATTTAACCAGCGCGACTTGAAGAAAATTTCCGAAAAGCAACGGCGTCAACTGGTGGGCGCTGAAATCGCGATGATCTTCCAGGACCCGATGACCAGCCTGAACCCCTGCTACACCGTTGGTTTCCAGATTATGGAAGCCATCAAAGTGCATCAGGGGGGAAATCGTAAGACTCGTCGTCAGCGGGCGATCGACCTGCTGACGCAGGTGGGCATACCCGATCCGGCTTCACGTCTGGAGGTTTATCCGCATCAGCTTTCCGGCGGGATGAGCCAGCGGGTGATGATCGCCATGGCGATCGCCTGTCGGCCGAAGTTGCTGATCGCGGATGAACCGACGACGGCGCTGGACGTCACTATTCAGGCGCAGATCATTGAACTGCTCCTGGAATTGCAACAGCGTGAAAATATGGCGCTGATCCTGATTACGCACGACCTGGCGCTGGTGGCGGAAGCGGCGCAGCACATTATTGTGATGTACGCCGGCCAGGTGGTGGAGTCCGGCAAGGCGGCGGATCTTTTCCGCGCGCCGCGCCATCCGTACACGCAGGCGTTGTTGCGCGCCCTGCCGGAGTTCGCGGCGGACAAATCACGGCTGGCGTCGCTGCCGGGTGTGGTGCCGGGGAAATACGACCGTCCTAACGGCTGTCTGTTGAATCCGCGTTGTCCCTATGCCCATGACCGTTGCCGACAGGAAGAACCTGAGCTGCGGGATATTCCTGGCCGTCAGGTGAAATGTCATACACCGCTGGATGATGCGGGGAGGCCGAGCGTATGA
- the dppF gene encoding dipeptide ABC transporter ATP-binding subunit DppF yields the protein MSQYNVIPQPHLLHAIDLKKHYPVKTGFFAPERLVKALDGVSFTLERGKTLAVVGESGCGKSTLGRLLTMIEIPSGGELYYQGQDLLKPDQTAEKLRRQKIQIVFQNPYGSLNPRKKVGQILEEPLLINTGLSKAERREKALAMMAKVGLKTEHYDRYPHMFSGGQRQRIAIARGLMLDPDVVIADEPVSALDVSVRAQVLNLMMDLQQDMGLSYVFISHDLSVVEHIADEVMVMYLGRCVEQGSKDAIFNNPRHPYTQALLSATPRLNPDLRRERIKLTGELPSPLNPPPGCAFNARCQRCFSTCTQFQPQLKRYGEQNVACFAVDQDELSAQPVHTI from the coding sequence ATGAGCCAATATAACGTAATACCGCAGCCGCATTTATTGCATGCGATTGATTTGAAAAAACATTATCCAGTGAAAACCGGGTTTTTCGCGCCGGAACGTTTGGTAAAAGCGCTGGATGGCGTGTCATTCACGCTGGAACGTGGCAAAACGCTGGCGGTGGTGGGGGAATCCGGCTGCGGCAAGTCCACGCTGGGCCGTTTGCTGACCATGATCGAAATCCCTTCAGGCGGAGAGCTCTACTATCAGGGTCAGGATCTGCTCAAGCCGGATCAAACGGCGGAAAAGTTGCGCCGTCAGAAGATCCAGATCGTGTTCCAGAATCCTTATGGATCGCTTAACCCGCGTAAAAAAGTCGGCCAGATCCTGGAAGAGCCGCTGTTGATCAATACCGGTCTGTCAAAAGCCGAGCGTCGTGAAAAGGCGTTGGCGATGATGGCGAAAGTCGGCTTGAAAACGGAGCATTACGACCGTTATCCGCATATGTTTTCCGGTGGTCAGCGCCAGCGTATCGCCATTGCCCGCGGGCTGATGTTGGACCCGGACGTGGTGATTGCCGATGAACCGGTTTCCGCGCTGGATGTGTCGGTACGCGCTCAGGTTTTAAATCTGATGATGGATTTACAGCAGGATATGGGGCTGTCCTATGTGTTTATCTCTCACGATTTGTCGGTAGTGGAGCATATCGCCGATGAAGTGATGGTGATGTATCTGGGACGTTGTGTGGAGCAGGGCAGCAAAGACGCGATCTTCAACAATCCGCGTCATCCGTATACGCAGGCGCTGCTGTCGGCGACCCCCCGGTTGAATCCTGATTTACGGCGCGAACGTATCAAGCTGACGGGTGAACTGCCCAGCCCGCTAAATCCACCGCCGGGCTGTGCGTTTAACGCCCGTTGCCAACGCTGCTTCAGTACCTGTACTCAGTTCCAGCCGCAGTTGAAGCGCTATGGCGAACAGAACGTCGCGTGCTTCGCGGTCGATCAGGATGAGCTGAGCGCTCAGCCCGTTCACACCATCTGA
- a CDS encoding PLP-dependent aminotransferase family protein: MIDHCLHIDFVSTRSLQEQLRETLVTSILAGIFPVDEPLPSCRKLSCQLNISRNTVALVYEGLLNDGYLVSRPRSGYYLHPDYHHAETLPEMPNDRQLSEMAPQAPEWGKRFNVCPSNYPTTMKPAQWMDYPYPFIYGQPNTQLFPLEQWRETTRKVTGTHHDHGWLYDNIDQDVTLLVEQVRKRILPKRGIIARGDEILITLGSQNALYLLARLLFNKHSRIGVENPVFREAINTFSLQDAAIIPHSLDREGIQLTAASRSCDYFYVTPSHQAPTGISMSNARRTELLEHACQHDQIIIEDDYDSDSSFDPHPRAALKASDMHNRVIYVSSLSKSLSPGMRLGYLVAPSELIDELRALRRLVYRHPPAHIQYQMAHFLAQGYYETYLHRYREDSARRWNILNDALNTYLPECTRLPGSGPANAFWLQTPAAVNTQQLAWRAAHAGVLIEPGQDRFLDRHPPENFFRLGFHAIKAEQIEPGIIRLAEAFHLSQSAHRR, from the coding sequence ATGATTGACCATTGTCTGCATATTGATTTTGTTTCCACCAGAAGCTTGCAGGAACAGTTACGGGAAACGCTGGTTACCTCTATTCTCGCCGGTATTTTCCCTGTCGACGAGCCATTGCCTTCATGTCGTAAATTATCGTGCCAACTGAATATTTCGCGCAACACCGTGGCGCTGGTTTACGAAGGGCTGCTCAATGACGGCTATCTGGTCAGCCGCCCGCGCAGCGGATATTACCTGCACCCGGACTATCATCACGCCGAAACCTTGCCCGAAATGCCCAACGACAGGCAGCTATCGGAAATGGCGCCGCAGGCACCGGAATGGGGCAAGCGATTCAACGTTTGCCCCAGTAACTACCCCACCACCATGAAACCCGCACAGTGGATGGATTACCCGTATCCGTTCATTTACGGTCAGCCCAATACACAGTTGTTCCCGCTGGAACAATGGCGTGAAACAACGCGCAAGGTTACGGGAACCCACCATGATCACGGCTGGCTGTACGACAATATCGATCAGGATGTCACGCTACTGGTTGAACAGGTGCGTAAGCGCATTCTCCCCAAACGCGGCATCATCGCCCGCGGTGACGAAATCCTCATTACGCTGGGTTCACAGAACGCGCTCTATCTGCTCGCCCGCTTGCTGTTTAACAAACATTCCCGCATCGGCGTTGAAAACCCGGTCTTCCGCGAAGCCATTAATACCTTCTCATTGCAGGACGCCGCTATCATTCCTCACTCGCTGGACCGCGAAGGGATTCAACTGACGGCGGCTTCGCGCAGCTGTGACTATTTCTATGTCACCCCCAGCCATCAGGCGCCAACCGGTATCAGCATGAGCAACGCCCGCCGTACCGAATTGCTTGAACACGCCTGCCAACACGACCAAATCATCATTGAGGATGATTACGATTCTGATAGCAGCTTTGATCCCCACCCCAGAGCCGCGCTGAAAGCCAGCGATATGCATAACCGGGTCATCTACGTCAGCAGCCTGTCAAAATCGCTGTCGCCCGGTATGCGTCTGGGCTATCTGGTCGCCCCATCCGAACTGATTGATGAGCTGCGGGCGCTGCGCCGGCTGGTTTATCGTCATCCGCCCGCCCATATTCAGTACCAGATGGCCCACTTTCTGGCACAGGGCTATTACGAAACTTACCTGCACCGCTATCGCGAAGATTCCGCCAGACGCTGGAATATTCTCAACGACGCATTGAATACCTATCTTCCCGAATGTACCCGTCTTCCCGGCAGCGGTCCCGCCAACGCGTTCTGGCTACAAACGCCCGCCGCCGTCAACACTCAGCAGCTCGCATGGCGCGCGGCGCATGCCGGCGTGCTCATCGAGCCGGGTCAGGATCGCTTTCTCGACAGGCATCCGCCGGAAAACTTTTTCCGGCTGGGATTCCATGCCATCAAAGCTGAACAGATCGAACCCGGAATTATTCGTCTGGCAGAGGCTTTTCATCTTAGCCAGTCAGCCCATCGCCGATAG